One region of Acidimicrobiia bacterium genomic DNA includes:
- the glgP gene encoding alpha-glucan family phosphorylase, protein MSIQIPTLATTELPIPERFGRLYDLAYNLWWSWDEPGADLWRAVDTQLWDRYRNPVEMLGAVDRATWQRLAESESFADQYANTVRRFDAYMSAKDTWYKRNHGTGDTSVAYLCAEFGIHSSLPMYSGGLGVLAGDHTKSASDLGVPFVGVGLLYRRGYFRQQIGAIGSQQNLNPILDIARLAVRPVASPTGGHLKVSLDFPGRVVKAAVWVLSVGRVSLLLLDTDIMENDPSDRPITSMLYVRGREARFCQEYVLGVGAVRALQALGIEPAVWHVNEGHAAMSLLERIREHVAGGMKIDEAERAVRSSTFFTLHTPVPAGNERFDFGLAEKYLGHWPNSVGADLDHLRHLASSRKGDSTMFDLGALAIGLASSVNGVSERHGEIVDRDWSHLLTTPGYGITNGVHPPTWLSRPLKRLIRETVGADWSTSLIEDPKTADIIRDLPDQEVWDAHQNRKDVLSTFAQGRIRSQLARHGGSPDELRSVDRMMPSDRLTIGFARRFATYKRATLLFHNVPWLQAILTNPDRPVQLVFAGKAHPADQEGQALIKHIHELSHSPELKGHVYLLEDYDIRMARFLVQGVDVWLNNPRPPEEASGTSGMKAAMNGVLNLSVLDGWWIEGFNGKNGWAFGHETDIGDHGKQDAEDAIALYQLLQEQIVPLFYDRDDSGIPLGWVQLMKEAMASSAGDFSSLRMVADYVSKAYVPLGL, encoded by the coding sequence GTGTCCATTCAGATCCCGACGCTCGCTACCACCGAACTACCTATTCCCGAGCGATTCGGTCGTCTATACGATCTCGCCTACAACCTCTGGTGGAGTTGGGATGAGCCCGGAGCCGACCTTTGGCGAGCGGTTGATACACAACTCTGGGATCGGTACAGGAATCCGGTCGAAATGCTCGGAGCGGTCGACCGTGCGACCTGGCAACGTCTGGCCGAATCGGAATCCTTTGCCGATCAGTATGCAAACACCGTTCGACGTTTTGACGCGTACATGTCAGCCAAGGACACCTGGTACAAGCGAAATCACGGGACCGGCGATACCTCGGTTGCCTATCTTTGCGCAGAGTTCGGCATTCATTCGTCGTTGCCGATGTACTCGGGTGGCCTTGGTGTCCTCGCCGGTGACCACACGAAATCTGCCTCAGACCTCGGTGTGCCATTCGTCGGCGTCGGACTCCTGTACCGGCGCGGGTATTTCCGCCAGCAGATCGGTGCGATTGGTAGTCAGCAGAACCTGAACCCCATCCTCGACATAGCCCGCCTGGCCGTCCGACCGGTGGCCTCGCCGACCGGCGGACATCTCAAGGTCTCCCTCGACTTTCCAGGGCGGGTCGTCAAAGCCGCCGTATGGGTTCTGTCCGTGGGGCGGGTCTCGCTGCTCCTCCTCGATACCGACATCATGGAGAACGATCCGTCGGATCGGCCGATTACCTCAATGCTCTATGTACGGGGCCGCGAAGCGCGGTTCTGTCAGGAATACGTTCTCGGCGTCGGCGCCGTACGAGCCCTCCAAGCTTTGGGCATTGAACCTGCTGTCTGGCACGTCAACGAGGGCCACGCCGCCATGAGTCTCCTTGAGCGTATCCGTGAACATGTGGCCGGTGGCATGAAGATTGACGAGGCAGAGCGGGCGGTCCGTTCCAGCACGTTCTTCACGCTCCATACACCTGTCCCGGCCGGAAACGAACGCTTCGATTTTGGCCTGGCCGAAAAGTATCTCGGGCATTGGCCCAACTCGGTCGGCGCAGATCTCGATCACCTCCGACACCTGGCCAGCTCTCGCAAGGGCGACTCCACCATGTTCGACCTTGGCGCTCTGGCAATCGGACTGGCGAGTTCGGTCAACGGCGTGTCGGAACGACACGGAGAGATCGTCGACCGTGATTGGTCCCACTTGTTGACCACACCGGGATACGGCATCACCAACGGAGTTCATCCGCCCACCTGGCTAAGCAGACCTCTCAAGCGTCTGATCCGGGAAACGGTCGGGGCGGATTGGTCGACCAGCCTCATCGAAGACCCCAAGACGGCCGATATCATCCGCGACTTGCCTGACCAGGAGGTCTGGGACGCCCACCAGAACCGCAAGGATGTGCTCTCCACCTTCGCCCAGGGACGAATCCGGAGCCAGCTCGCCCGACACGGCGGCTCCCCCGACGAGCTCCGCTCGGTCGACCGGATGATGCCTTCTGACCGGTTGACCATCGGCTTTGCTCGACGGTTCGCTACATACAAGCGGGCCACCCTCCTCTTCCATAACGTGCCATGGCTCCAGGCGATACTCACAAACCCGGACCGACCGGTCCAGCTGGTGTTCGCCGGGAAGGCTCACCCGGCCGACCAGGAGGGTCAGGCCCTCATCAAACACATCCATGAGTTGTCTCACTCACCCGAACTCAAAGGCCATGTGTACCTGCTCGAGGACTACGACATTCGGATGGCCAGGTTCCTCGTTCAGGGGGTCGACGTCTGGCTGAACAACCCTCGCCCTCCTGAGGAGGCCTCGGGCACGTCAGGGATGAAAGCGGCCATGAACGGCGTCCTCAATCTGTCAGTTCTTGACGGCTGGTGGATCGAAGGATTCAACGGAAAGAACGGCTGGGCGTTTGGACACGAGACAGACATTGGCGACCACGGCAAACAGGACGCCGAGGATGCGATCGCTCTTTACCAGCTACTTCAGGAACAGATCGTACCGTTGTTCTATGACCGCGACGACAGTGGCATTCCACTTGGCTGGGTGCAACTCATGAAGGAAGCTATGGCCTCAAGTGCCGGCGACTTCTCGTCACTTCGCATGGTCGCCGATTACGTATCAAAGGCGTACGTTCCGCTCGGTCTCTGA